The genomic interval AGCGATAAATAGTGCTTCGGCCGTCTGATGAAAATTTTCCGTCGTAGCCGCTACCATAAACGTTTGCAGCACGCGAAAATCCACTTGCTTTCCCTCCTTAATATATAATAACTATCGGTTATAATGATCTATCGAATCGGAAGTACCTCCCTCTCCTCTTTCTCTTCTATCATGAGGAAAAAGAAAGGGTGAATGCAACCATGCTTCTCGCTTACGTCACGATGTGCTTGATCTTTGGCACTTCTTATTTTGCGATTAAACTGGGCTTGGAGGAGGGAATCACACCATTCCTCTATGCGGGACTTCGCTTTTTGTTTGCGAGCCTGCTCGTGTTACTCATCCTGTTGGTGCGTAGACGCCTCGGTCGACTCCACTTGAAGGTCTATCTCGAGCTGGGATTCCTCGGCATTCTGATGACTACGATCCCGTTTGCGGCGCTGTTCTGGGCAGAGCAGTACATTTCGTCCGGTACAGCGGCGCTACTAGTCGCCACTGCTCCGATCTTTACGACTCTAATCAGCTTGTACCGCAAACAGATGACCTTTCGCTGGTTTGTTCCGGCCGGCTTGGTTATCAGTATGCTCGGTACCTTCCTATTGATAGGCTGGTCTCACGATGGCAGTGCACACCAGCTGGAAGCATTCTTCGGAAAGCTCGCGATTATCCTATCTGAATTGTTCTTTTCCTATGGAGCTGTACGCTCCCGAGAGTGGGTAACCCGCTTGACACCCTTTGTCTTCAACGGCTATCAAATGCTGTTCGCGAGCTTTGGTCTGCTACTTCTCTCTTTCCTGACCGAACCGTACGCCGAGACTACCTTTACTCTTACTCTAGCATCGTCCCTGTTTTATCTGGTCATCCTCGTCTCGATCGTAGCCTCTACTCTCTATTATTGGCTGGTACAGGAAACCAATGCCGCTTTCCCTACCACTTGGACGTATGTCGCTCCCGTTATCGCGACGGCGATCGGCTATCTCTTTCTCGGTGAGGCACTAACCGTCTCTCATCTGATCGGCAGTTTCGCTGTTTTACTCGGTGTCATTCTACTGAATGGAGAAGGCTGGGCAAAGCTGCGGCAGCTTCGTACCAATGCAACGCAATCTCCTGGGCTTCAGGACGAGAGATGAGATAGATCGTACGGGAAAACGATGACTCCTCGGAAAATGGCTTCACAACGAGCGATGGATGAAGAAATGCCTCCACGACTAATTGAGGGACGATGCTCACCCCGTGCCCTTTGGCTGTGAATGCCACGAGTGAATCGTTAAAATCGAATTCCATCATATGCTTCGGCTGAATGGCCCGTAGCTGACAATGTTTGCGAAAATCTTTGCGAATATCGCATGGATCCCGATGAATGAGCAAGTCCTCCTGGCAAAAGGAATCAAAATCGATGGCAGGTTCCTTTGCCAAGGGGTGGTCAGACGGCAATACAGCCAGATAAGGCTCCTGAAAGACTGACCATGTGGAGAATTCCCTCG from Brevibacillus choshinensis carries:
- a CDS encoding DMT family transporter; the protein is MNATMLLAYVTMCLIFGTSYFAIKLGLEEGITPFLYAGLRFLFASLLVLLILLVRRRLGRLHLKVYLELGFLGILMTTIPFAALFWAEQYISSGTAALLVATAPIFTTLISLYRKQMTFRWFVPAGLVISMLGTFLLIGWSHDGSAHQLEAFFGKLAIILSELFFSYGAVRSREWVTRLTPFVFNGYQMLFASFGLLLLSFLTEPYAETTFTLTLASSLFYLVILVSIVASTLYYWLVQETNAAFPTTWTYVAPVIATAIGYLFLGEALTVSHLIGSFAVLLGVILLNGEGWAKLRQLRTNATQSPGLQDER